A region from the Capra hircus breed San Clemente chromosome X unlocalized genomic scaffold, ASM170441v1, whole genome shotgun sequence genome encodes:
- the ATG4A gene encoding cysteine protease ATG4A: protein MESVLSKYENQITIFADYLEEFPDTDELVWILGKQHLLKTEKSKLLSDISARLWFTYRRKFSPIGGTGPSSDAGWGCMLRCGQMMLAQALICRHLGRDWNWEKQKEQPKEYQRILQCFLDRKDCCYSIHQMAQMGVGEGKSIGEWFGPNTVAQVLKKLALFDEWNSLAVYVSMDNTVVIEDIKKMCRTLSLSADTPAERPLESLTASTQSKGPSACCTAWKPLLLIVPLRLGINQINPVYVDAFKECFKMPQSLGALGGKPNNAYYFIGFLGDELIFLDPHTTQTFVDTEENGTVDDQTFHCLQPPQRMNILNLDPSVALGFFCKEEKDFDSWCSLVQKEILKENLRMFELVQKHPSHWPPFVPPAKPEVTTTGAEFIDSTEQLEEFDLEEDFEILSI from the exons ttttatcCAAGTATGAAAACCAGATTACTATTTTTGCTGACTACCTAGAAGAGTTTCCAGATACAGATGAGCTGGTATGGATCTTGGGAAAACAGCATCTTCTTAAAACAG AAAAATCTAAGCTGTTGTCTGATATAAGTGCTCGTCTATGGTTTACATACAGGAGGAAATTTTCACCAATTG GGGGAACAGGCCCTTCATCTGATGCTGGCTGGGGATGTATGCTACGCTGTGGACAGATGATGCTGGCTCAAGCCCTTATCTGCAGACACTTGGGAAGGG acTGGAACtgggagaaacagaaagaacaacCCAAAGAATACCAACGAATCCTACAGTGCTTCTTAGATAGAAAAGACTGTTGCTACTCTATCCATCAAATGG CACAGATGGGCGTAGGAGAAGGGAAATCAATTGGCGAATGGTTTGGACCAAATACAGTTGCACAGGTGTTGAA AAAACTTGCTTTATTTGATGAATGGAATTCCTTGGCTGTTTATGTTTCAATGGATAACACCGTGGTCATCGAAGATATCA AAAAAATGTGCCGCACCCTGTCCTTGAGTGCCGACACACCTGCCGAGAGGCCCCTGGAGTCTCTGACTGCTTCCACCCAAAGTAAGGGCCCCTCGGCCTGCTGCACGGCCTGGAAACCCTTGCTGCTTATTGTGCCCCTCCGCCTAGGCATAAACCAAATAAACCCCGTCTATGTCGACGCCTTCAAA GAGTGTTTTAAGATGCCACAGTCTTTAGGGGCATTAGGAGGAAAACCAAATAACGCCTATTATTTCATAGGATTCTTAG GTGATGAGCTCATTTTCCTGGACCCTCACACCAcccagacctttgttgacactgAAGAGAACGGAACGGTTGACGACCAGACGTTCCATTGTCTGCAACCCCCACAGCGGATGAACATCCTGAACTTGGATCCTTCTGTAGCATTG GGGTTtttctgcaaagaagaaaaagactttgatAGCTGGTGTAGCCTTGTTCAGAAG gaaattctaaaggaaaatttAAGGATGTTTGAATTAGTTCAGAAACATCCATCACATTGGCCTCCCTTTGTTCCTCCAGCCAAGCCGGAAGTAACAACCACAGGGGCAG AGTTCATTGACTCTACTGAACAACTAGAGGAATTTGACCTGGAGGAAGATTTCGAGATTCTGAGCATATAG